One stretch of Hevea brasiliensis isolate MT/VB/25A 57/8 chromosome 12, ASM3005281v1, whole genome shotgun sequence DNA includes these proteins:
- the LOC110651925 gene encoding uncharacterized protein LOC110651925 translates to MIDLHGVHTRKCHCSLLIYPEACFPWQRVVMSRIVKVAKEDDCILFLRAKPEEASCISSVLQRYQQFSGQKLGLPDVVGRSKKAVFSILKERMWKRLQGWKCKFLSHADKDLFKTIAKAIPTYVMQCFRLPIGLCEELKSIISQFWWVKEFEKENASL, encoded by the exons ATGATTGATTTGCATGGAGTGCATACACGCAAGTGCCACTGCAGTCTCCTCATCTATCCTGAGGCGTGTTTCCCATGGCAACGAGTCGTTATGAGCAGGATCGTCAAGGTGGCAAAAGAAG ATGATTGTATTCTTTTCTTGCGAGCTAAACCCGAAGAGGCAAGTTGTATTTCTTCAGTGCTACAACGGTATCAgcaattttctgggcaaaag TTGGGTCTTCCTGATGTTGTGGGGAGGTCTAAAAAGGCAGTCTTTTCAATTCTTAAGGAAAGGATGTGGAAAAGGTTACAGGGGTGGAAGTGTAAATTTCTATCACATGCAGATAAAGATCTTTTTAAGACTATAGCCAAGGCTATACCAACTTATGTGATGCAGTGTTTTCGGTTACCTATAGGCTTATGTGAGGAGTTAAAATCAATTATTAGCCAATTTTGGTGGGTCAAAGAATTTGAAAAGGAGAATGCATCTTTGTAA